In one window of Candidatus Aegiribacteria sp. DNA:
- a CDS encoding tetratricopeptide repeat protein, translating to TKDDKSKATALNRIGATYYRMTEIDKALDYAGQGLAIAEELNVPNLIIDCYGVISTILEKKGDFSKALEYYKKYKEFNDKAFTEENSKKYNELQVSYETEKKEKENEIYRLKNIELVKANEDLKKALAEVNTLSGLLPICASCKKIRDDSGYWEQIEEYISRRSDTQFSHGLCPECMKKLYPEYSNFVD from the coding sequence ACTAAAGATGACAAGTCTAAGGCTACCGCACTGAATAGAATTGGTGCAACATACTACAGAATGACAGAAATCGATAAGGCTCTTGATTATGCGGGACAAGGACTTGCCATTGCGGAAGAGCTTAATGTCCCGAATCTCATAATAGACTGCTATGGAGTGATATCAACCATCCTTGAAAAAAAAGGTGACTTCAGTAAAGCACTTGAATATTACAAAAAATACAAAGAATTCAATGATAAGGCTTTCACGGAAGAAAACAGTAAGAAATACAATGAACTGCAGGTAAGCTACGAGACGGAGAAGAAGGAAAAGGAAAACGAGATCTACAGGTTGAAGAACATCGAACTTGTGAAGGCTAATGAGGATCTGAAGAAAGCTCTTGCTGAAGTTAATACGCTCAGCGGACTGCTTCCAATCTGTGCTTCCTGTAAAAAAATCCGCGATGATTCCGGATACTGGGAGCAGATAGAGGAATACATATCCAGGCGCTCGGATACTCAGTTCAGTCATGGATTGTGTCCTGAATGCATGAAGAAACTTTATCCTGAGTATTCAAATTTCGTTGACTGA